One stretch of Armatimonadota bacterium DNA includes these proteins:
- a CDS encoding nicotinate phosphoribosyltransferase encodes MEDQAMEFVTEQNMALLVDLYELTMAQSYFREGRNEPATFDLFVRNLPPRRGFLVSAGLDTALDYLERLRFPEEGIAYLRGLGLFDEGFLRYLRDFRFTGDVRAIPEGEVFFPPEPVLQITAPRIEGQIVETFLLNQINLQSLIATKAARVVLAARGRPVIDFSPRRDHGTDAALKVARSSYLAGCAGTSNVLAGMLYGIPVYGTMAHSYVMSFEDELEAFRAYARQFPDRCILLIDTYDTLQGARNAVVVARELRERGYRLRGVRIDSGDLATLSREVRAILDSAGFPEVQILASGDLNEDKIAALLEAGAPIDAFGVGTEMGVSYDAPALGGVYKLVEDTAGYRIKRSTGKVTLPGRKQVWRVYREGRMQEDIIALADDPPPPGAEPLLVEVMRGGRRIHRESLEDARRRCGERFRMLPDELRRLDGGRYPVRLSPQLEAVLQAMAGAAF; translated from the coding sequence ATGGAGGACCAGGCGATGGAATTCGTCACCGAGCAGAACATGGCGCTGCTGGTGGACCTCTACGAGCTCACCATGGCCCAGAGCTACTTCCGGGAGGGCCGCAACGAGCCCGCCACCTTCGACCTCTTCGTGCGCAACCTCCCGCCCCGCCGGGGGTTCCTGGTGAGCGCGGGACTGGACACCGCGCTGGATTACCTGGAACGGCTGCGGTTCCCGGAGGAGGGAATTGCTTACCTGCGCGGTCTTGGGCTCTTCGACGAGGGCTTCCTCCGTTACCTGCGGGACTTCCGGTTCACGGGAGACGTGCGGGCCATCCCCGAGGGCGAGGTCTTCTTCCCGCCGGAGCCCGTGCTGCAGATCACCGCGCCCCGCATCGAGGGGCAGATCGTGGAGACCTTCCTCCTCAACCAGATCAACCTCCAGTCCCTGATCGCCACGAAGGCCGCCCGGGTGGTGCTGGCGGCCCGGGGCCGTCCCGTCATCGACTTCTCTCCCCGTCGGGACCACGGGACGGACGCGGCCCTGAAGGTGGCCCGCAGCAGCTACCTCGCGGGCTGCGCCGGCACCAGCAACGTGCTGGCCGGCATGCTCTACGGCATCCCCGTGTACGGGACCATGGCCCACAGCTACGTCATGTCCTTCGAGGACGAGCTGGAAGCCTTCCGCGCCTACGCCCGACAGTTCCCGGACCGGTGCATCCTGCTCATCGACACCTACGACACCCTGCAGGGAGCCCGCAACGCGGTGGTGGTGGCCCGGGAGCTGCGGGAGCGGGGATACCGGCTGCGGGGCGTGCGGATCGACAGCGGGGACCTGGCGACGCTGAGCCGGGAGGTACGGGCCATCCTGGACAGTGCCGGGTTCCCGGAGGTGCAGATCCTCGCGAGCGGCGACCTCAACGAGGACAAGATCGCGGCCCTGCTGGAGGCGGGAGCCCCCATCGATGCCTTTGGGGTGGGGACGGAGATGGGGGTCTCCTACGACGCGCCGGCCCTGGGCGGGGTCTACAAGCTGGTGGAAGACACCGCGGGATACCGCATCAAGCGCAGCACGGGCAAGGTCACGCTCCCGGGCCGCAAGCAGGTGTGGCGGGTGTACCGGGAAGGGCGGATGCAGGAGGACATCATCGCCCTCGCGGACGATCCCCCGCCGCCCGGGGCGGAGCCGCTCCTCGTGGAGGTCATGCGGGGGGGCCGCCGGATCCACCGGGAGAGCCTGGAGGACGCCCGCCGACGCTGCGGCGAGCGTTTCCGGATGCTCCCCGACGAGCTCCGCCGGTTGGACGGCGGGCGCTATCCCGTCCGTCTCAGCCCGCAGCTGGAGGCCGTGCTCCAGGCGATGGCGGGTGCCGCCTTCTAG
- a CDS encoding metal-sulfur cluster assembly factor has product MDPSSGTGEMTMPSREEIIEVLKTCYDPEIPVNIWDLGLIYDIQQQDGRIYIQMTLTALGCPIGPILAEEIRAKLLELPGVEDVEVEIVFSPPWTPERLTEEGRLVLQSMGFPV; this is encoded by the coding sequence ATGGACCCCAGTTCTGGGACCGGGGAGATGACCATGCCGAGTCGGGAGGAGATCATCGAGGTCCTCAAGACCTGCTACGACCCGGAGATCCCGGTGAACATCTGGGATCTGGGGCTCATCTACGACATCCAGCAGCAGGACGGCCGGATCTACATCCAGATGACCCTCACGGCCCTGGGCTGCCCCATCGGGCCCATCCTGGCGGAGGAGATCCGCGCGAAGCTGCTGGAGCTCCCGGGGGTGGAGGACGTGGAGGTGGAGATCGTCTTCTCGCCCCCGTGGACGCCCGAACGTCTCACGGAGGAAGGGCGACTCGTGCTGCAGAGCATGGGCTTCCCCGTATAG
- a CDS encoding UPF0182 family protein: MSILPRLLLALLLLLGVVLWPALAYWYTEWLWFLELGYPRVFWIPFLSRLLVGGFVFAFVFALLSLNARPFLRRWTRPEILELYRDGGRFRPRAPSPWPRRALLGTCAGIAFLAALANTGQWLALQQFLHAQPAGARDPIFGLDLSTYLLRLPFWRFLVDLTWGWLLFTLVGVTAGYLLDTATLAIRGVWALPPGARAHLSVLLALLFLVRAVGFRLDALELLTSQRGLFFGMTYADLHARLPALNALFYLSLVASGLLFANAWLRTVRFAAGVVAVQILAWFVGVGLLPGLVQQLVVAPSELTRETPYLAHHIRATRAAFGLEGVRTQVFPAAGQLPPEALGRNRDTLENVRLWDYRPLLETYRQLQALRAYYTFHDVDIDRYRIGGRARQLMLAARELDLSRLPPQARTWVNEHLVYTHGYGAVASPVNRASAEGLPEFWIRDLPPQAQFEELRITRPEIYFGELTHQYVIVRTRVPEFDYPRGEENVTTRYQGRGGIPLSHPLRRLAFATRFGNLRILLSTDITSESRVLFARTVLERARRLAPFLRYDRDPYLVIANGRLFWILDAYTTSNRYPYAQPVEGINYIRNAVKVVVDAYHGTTDFYMVDPADPLIRTWARIFPGLFQPADRLPPELREHLRYPVDLFALQAQVYATYHMRDPRVFYNREDAWSWPTEIFAGQQQPMEPYYVTLRLQGEPGPEFALILPMTAQRRENMVAWLAARNDPPHRGELRVFLFPKERVVFGPMQVESRIDQDPQISAQLTLWNQQGSRVIRGNLLVIPIEDSILYVEPIFLRSETSQLPELKRVIVAHGPRIAMEETLEAALSRIFGTRAAAERPAGSPADLDARSAELVGQALEHYERAQRLLRSGDLGGYQREMEAVGRLLRELHRRLRP; this comes from the coding sequence GTGAGCATCCTCCCGCGGCTGCTGCTCGCGCTCCTGCTCCTCCTGGGCGTCGTCCTGTGGCCGGCCCTGGCCTACTGGTACACGGAGTGGCTGTGGTTTTTGGAGCTCGGATATCCCCGGGTGTTCTGGATCCCCTTCCTGTCCAGACTCCTGGTGGGAGGGTTCGTTTTCGCCTTCGTGTTCGCCCTCCTCTCCCTCAACGCGCGGCCCTTCCTGCGCCGGTGGACCCGCCCGGAGATCCTCGAGCTGTACCGGGACGGCGGCCGTTTCCGCCCCCGGGCGCCCTCCCCGTGGCCCCGGCGCGCCCTCCTCGGGACGTGCGCGGGGATCGCCTTCCTCGCGGCCCTGGCGAACACGGGCCAGTGGTTGGCCCTCCAGCAGTTCCTGCACGCGCAGCCTGCGGGCGCGCGGGACCCCATCTTCGGGCTCGACCTCTCCACCTACCTCTTGCGGCTGCCCTTCTGGCGGTTCCTGGTGGACCTGACGTGGGGATGGCTGCTCTTCACCCTGGTGGGGGTGACCGCAGGGTACCTGCTGGACACCGCGACCCTCGCGATCCGCGGGGTCTGGGCCCTCCCGCCCGGAGCCCGGGCCCACCTCTCCGTGCTTCTGGCGCTGCTTTTCCTGGTCCGGGCCGTGGGCTTCCGGCTCGATGCCCTGGAGTTGCTGACCTCTCAGCGGGGCCTGTTCTTCGGGATGACGTACGCGGACCTGCACGCGCGCCTCCCCGCCCTGAACGCCCTCTTCTACCTCTCCCTGGTGGCCTCAGGGCTGCTGTTCGCGAACGCGTGGCTGCGCACGGTGCGGTTCGCCGCGGGCGTGGTGGCCGTCCAGATCCTGGCGTGGTTCGTGGGCGTGGGGCTGTTGCCCGGGCTCGTGCAGCAGCTGGTGGTGGCCCCGAGCGAGCTCACCCGCGAGACCCCCTACCTCGCCCACCACATCCGGGCCACCCGGGCCGCCTTCGGGCTGGAGGGGGTGCGGACGCAGGTCTTTCCCGCCGCGGGGCAACTCCCCCCGGAGGCCCTTGGGCGGAACCGGGACACCCTGGAGAACGTGCGGCTCTGGGACTACCGGCCCCTCCTGGAGACCTACCGGCAGCTGCAGGCCCTGCGGGCCTACTACACCTTCCACGACGTGGACATCGACCGCTACCGGATCGGGGGTCGAGCGCGCCAGCTCATGCTGGCGGCCCGGGAGCTGGACCTCTCCCGCCTCCCGCCGCAGGCCCGGACCTGGGTGAACGAGCACCTGGTCTACACCCACGGGTACGGGGCGGTGGCAAGCCCCGTGAACCGGGCTTCCGCGGAGGGGCTGCCGGAGTTCTGGATCCGGGACCTCCCCCCGCAGGCGCAGTTTGAGGAGCTCCGCATCACCCGGCCCGAGATCTACTTCGGGGAGCTCACCCACCAGTACGTGATTGTGCGGACCCGGGTCCCGGAGTTCGACTACCCCCGAGGGGAGGAGAACGTCACCACCCGGTACCAGGGGCGGGGCGGGATTCCCCTCTCGCACCCCCTGCGGCGGCTGGCCTTCGCCACCCGGTTCGGGAACCTCCGCATCCTCCTCTCCACGGACATCACCTCAGAGAGCCGGGTGCTGTTCGCCCGCACGGTCCTGGAGCGGGCGCGGCGGCTCGCACCCTTCCTCCGATACGACAGGGACCCCTACCTCGTGATCGCCAACGGGCGCCTGTTCTGGATTCTGGACGCCTACACCACCAGCAACCGGTACCCGTACGCGCAGCCCGTGGAGGGCATCAACTACATCCGCAACGCGGTGAAGGTGGTGGTGGACGCGTACCACGGCACCACGGACTTCTACATGGTGGATCCCGCGGATCCCCTCATCCGCACGTGGGCCCGCATCTTTCCGGGCCTCTTCCAGCCCGCAGACCGCCTCCCTCCGGAGCTCCGGGAGCACCTCCGGTATCCCGTGGACCTCTTCGCGCTGCAAGCCCAGGTGTACGCGACCTACCACATGCGGGATCCCCGGGTGTTCTACAACCGGGAGGACGCGTGGTCCTGGCCCACGGAGATCTTCGCGGGGCAGCAGCAGCCCATGGAGCCGTACTACGTGACCCTGCGGCTTCAGGGAGAGCCCGGACCCGAGTTCGCCCTCATCCTCCCCATGACCGCCCAGCGTCGGGAGAACATGGTGGCCTGGCTCGCGGCCCGAAACGATCCTCCCCATCGGGGGGAGCTGCGAGTGTTCCTCTTCCCCAAGGAGCGGGTGGTGTTCGGGCCCATGCAGGTGGAATCCCGCATCGACCAGGACCCGCAGATCAGCGCCCAGCTCACCCTGTGGAACCAGCAGGGCTCCCGGGTGATCCGGGGGAATCTCCTGGTGATCCCCATCGAGGACTCCATCCTGTACGTGGAGCCCATCTTCTTGCGGTCGGAGACGAGCCAGCTTCCCGAGCTCAAGCGGGTGATCGTGGCCCACGGGCCCCGCATCGCCATGGAGGAGACCCTGGAGGCGGCCCTGAGCCGGATATTCGGGACCCGGGCCGCGGCAGAGCGCCCCGCGGGATCCCCGGCGGACCTGGACGCCCGATCCGCGGAGCTGGTCGGGCAGGCGCTGGAGCACTACGAGCGGGCCCAGCGGCTGCTGCGGTCGGGGGATCTCGGGGGATACCAGCGGGAGATGGAGGCCGTGGGCCGTCTCCTGCGGGAGCTCCACCGGCGGCTACGGCCTTAG